The following are encoded together in the Salvia hispanica cultivar TCC Black 2014 chromosome 6, UniMelb_Shisp_WGS_1.0, whole genome shotgun sequence genome:
- the LOC125194905 gene encoding glucose 1-dehydrogenase-like: MTSKIPHELESWSQLDGKIVMVTGASSGLGLECVDLAKVGCTIIATARRIDRLNFLCDQINKMDVPIGGPRRAIAVELDVTAGEPLIAECVEKAWDAFGCIDVLINNAGVNGPKIVSIDLSEKEWDNLVKTNLKGAWLLSKNVGARMRDGGRGGAIINISSIFGLNRVQYRSSVAYSSSKAGLDSMTKVMALELGEYNIRVNYVGPGIRKNLVSGIVLNNCGYKQVLENNKYIVTTTTP; this comes from the exons ATGACTAGTAAAATACCACACGAATTAGAGTCATGGTCACAACTTGATGGCAAAATCGTCATGGTCACTGGCGCCTCCTCCGGCTTGGGTCTCGAATGCGTCGACCTAGCCAAGGTCGGCTGCACGATCATCGCTACCGCTCGTAGAATTGATCGGCTCAACTTCCTTTGtgatcaaatcaataaaatggACGTCCCAATTGGTGGTCCACGTCGAGCTATTGCAGTGGAGCTCGATGTCACTGCTGGCGAACCGTTAATCGCCGAGTGCGTGGAGAAAGCTTGGGATGCATTCGGGTGCATAGATGTTTTAATCAACAATGCTGGTGTGAATG GGCCAAAGATAGTGTCGATAGATCTATCAGAGAAGGAATGGGACAATTTGGTGAAAACCAACTTGAAAGGCGCTTGGCTACTCTCCAAGAATGTTGGGGCGCGAATGCGGGATGGCGGTCGCGGTGGCGCAATCATCAACATCTCATCAATTTTTGGCCTAAATCGAGTACAATACCGTAGCAGCGTTGCCTATAGTTCTTCCAAAGCTGGTCTTGATTCTATGACAAAG GTTATGGCTTTGGAGTTGGGAGAGTACAATATTAGGGTGAATTATGTTGgac CTGGTATTCGTAAGAACTTAGTTTCTGGTATTGTGTTGAATAATTGTGGTTATAAACAAGTGttagaaaataacaaatacaTTGTCACGACCACAACTCCCTAG